A genomic stretch from Psilocybe cubensis strain MGC-MH-2018 chromosome 1, whole genome shotgun sequence includes:
- a CDS encoding hypothetical protein (Uncharacterized protein C57A7.05), whose product MAETTVPRQVEMPRKRKEKSANVPQGGRYHALSRRIRDRELKHGHDLDSLVPILASSSLNLRQASESAIVCLVDWFQECNSHRWMAFISKSSPESIAKRHEKLVKELENLQNALTEFRTVERVQLIKPYERFFDPKTRLLLTNCDMFTSRSLYICFVFIDTIDAFSEAIVKMLKIVTEIDAQRPKPKVWFPGRIVKASQNITNSDFKDVDGPIALGTSQNPVVFSSNESSQTSLTESESDDEDEESEEKKRKELDDQACPAEPPKKQDPDAFPPTTAFGRMVVKVAPFFRFFKSPQGIFALRMGIVSVALWIPSVCHSSAWFYYDNKGLWALIMGQMGLAVYAGDQIAGFIVRITGTLLGLVGQFFAVKSDITSTNTDATLQLDWLSGTLGQAMGTETLTDSWVNANIDVISNPGVGVTLGWKRALLVIIGFTAGFIVMLFPNPISSRVLVRKTLAAVISESGNIFAGEVEAFLSEEQKGRSGIYEKIELVGRAEPDDKKVSPKERRIRRIARRVIAVSAADDRPVAFDG is encoded by the exons ATGGCTGAGACGACGGTGCCCAGACAAGTTGAAATGCCACGCAAGCGG aaagagaaaagtgCGAATGTCCCGCAGGGTGGTCGATACCACGCGCTTTCTCGGCGAATCAGAGATCGCGAGCTGAAACATGGACATGATCTTGACTCCCTTGTACCCATCCTGGCATCATCCTCGTTGAACTTGCGCCAAGCATCAGAGTCGGCTATTGTTTGTCTTGTTGATTGGTTCCAAGAATGTAATAGCCACAGGTGGATGGCGTTCATCTCGAAGTCGTCGCCAGAGTCGATCGCGAAGCGCCACGAGAAACTGGTGAAAGAGCTCGAAAATCTGCAGAATGCGCTGACGGAGTTCAGAACGGTTGAAAGAGTACAGCTAATCAAGCCATATGAACGATTTTTCGACCCAAAAACGAGGTTGCTTCTGACCAACTGCGATATGTTCACGTCGCG CTCGCTTTacatttgttttgtttttatcGACACCATTGATGCCTTTTCAGAGGCAATCGTCAAAATGCTGAAAATCGTGACTGAAATTGATGCGCAAAGACCAAAGCCGAAAGTGTGGTTCCCTGGACGAATTGTTAAAGCCTCGCAGAATATCACCAACAGTGACTTCAAAGATGTAGATGGCCCTATAGCTCTAGGGACATCACAGAATCCGGTCGTCTTTTCTAGTAATGAGAGTTCACAAACCAGCTTGACCGAATCAGAGtcggacgatgaagacgaggaatcagaagaaaagaaaaggaaagaattGGATGATCAGGCTTGCCCAGCGGAACCACCAA AAAAGCAAGACCCTGATGCTTTCCCTCCTACAACGGCATTCGGACGCATGGTTGTGAAAGTTGCTCCTTTCTTCAGGTTCTTCAAATCCCCTCAAGGTATATTTGCACTGCGAATGGGCATTGTTTCAGTAGCATTATGGATACCCTCTGTGTGCCACTCATCGGCGTGGTTTTATTACGACAATAAAGGGTTGTGGGCGCTTATCATGGGACAA ATGGGATTAGCAGTATACGCTGGAGATCAG ATCGCTGGATTCATCGTCAGAATAACAGGAACACTGCTCGGATTAGTTGGCCAGTTCTTTGCTGTCAAGTCGGATATAACGTCCACTAATACTGATGCCACTCTACAGTTGGATTGGTTGTCTGGTACATTGGGGCAGGCCATGGGCACGGAAACCCTTACGGACTC CTGGGTCAATGCAAATATCGACGTTATCTCCAATCCCGGCGTTGGTGTCACCTTGGGGTGGAAGAGAGC TTTGCTCGTCATCATTGGGTTCACAGCGGGC TTCATTGTAATGCTGTTCCCCAACCCAATATCATCCCGTGTCCTGGTCCGCAAAACACTAGCCGCAGTAATAAGCGAGTCAGGAAATATCTTTGCAGGGGAGGTTGAAGCGTTCCTCAGCGAAGAACAAAAGGGCAGAAGCGGCATTTATGAAAAAATCGAACTCGTGGGTAGAGCAGAGCCTGATGATAAAAAAGTATCGCcgaaagagagaagaatcAGAAGGATTGCGAGAAGGGTTATCGCTGTCTCA GCTGCGGATGATCGCCCCGTCGCTTTCGACGGCTAA
- a CDS encoding Myosin heavy chain kinase C, producing the protein MSSGNLHISTQFTEDVIARTPSKCERPSCQAIIQVGDQRIYLASQNPNVSGKYVCKACFDHYARKSVTLARVVHEDSASSTSIQTKQREESNAVASAKLTPVSARLINISDVQQMINEGQRKGANTPQGRVTSMPPSSSSVVGGPNIHNPSYFQNFFSHHSTPSISASGYSASHALYAQEHKRWSTAAYKGSLAPGQIPVNAQTKAMVPIVAGVGYELLLGKTEQTGIKEGISVDYGLTPQELAQAIRSCVIKPLTKLFPGFPWDFSKSRVRETAIWQDILANRDLTEPYFQGRFLKAKSGKSAAGTYTFSPPNKPVSFIVIIDRNQWIEAERMTQDSDAAYVPEPKRLIESVASDSSEKHTHQHDHAFPLTRKRKELASPYSTTDNSDIRKRREPANSHQTIDTSDAFSTLSYVEDEYSFDKKNQNNTNNTGESVQFKSLDANEVTRGLLLGGQQSVLELKQRFDAIRIESILCYPIVFTPFHDLGSNNQSSIISSKGYFAQLSFNDHTDFISKGGFKTAHSALLEWTSASPSGLLGSWLTSPISIAMKRLYTQRKDPKTGAMVLKRFAYADESIKTLMEATSLAYADSILQFAYGFINNFLNKQGSNLDSDDLPFSIPKLRFVKACIAYSFGKGKQQAASTSYSAAYLLEELIPTELPFIKYIHNADAVPLLEESEPGYDTSKFLCFVQHVQFVESHGQVFLSDFQGAGDLLTDPQVMTHPKLKDGNGNPLQNLFGEGNVEEAFMKFPSQHKCNEYCTWFDLEPINTE; encoded by the exons ATGTCTTCTGGTAATCTTCACATTAGCACCCAGTTTACTGAGGATGTTATTGCAAGAACACCATCTAAATGCGAGCGTCCTAGCTGTCAGGCCATTATTCAAGTTGGAGACCAGCGCATCTATTTGGCCTCTCAGAATCCAAATGTTTCTGGCAAATATGTGTGTAAAGCTTGCTTTGACCACTATGCTAGAAAAAGTGTCACTTTGGCCCGTGTAGTGCATGAGGATTCCG CATCATCAACCTCAATTCAAACGAAACAGAGAGAGGAAAGCAATGCTGTTGCATCTG CCAAACTCACTCCCGTTTCTGCAAGACTTATTAACATATCAGATGTTCAACAAATGATTAATGAAGGGCAGCGTAAAG GAGCAAATACACCTCAAGGCCGTGTTACTTCTATgccgccttcttcttcttccgttGTTGGAGGGCCAAATATCCACAATCCATCTTATTTCCAAAACTTTTTTAGTCACCATTCTACACCATCTATTTCGGCTTCAGGATACTCTGCTTCTCATGCATTATATGCTCAAGAGCACAAGCGTTGGTCAACTGCAGCTTATAAAGGATCTCTTGCTCCTGGACAAATTCCTGTAAATGCACAAACAAAGGCAATGGTTCCCattgttgctggtgttgggTATGAGCTTCTTTTAGGGAAGACTGAACAAACG GGAATTAAGGAAGGTATCTCTGTGGACTATGGTCTAACTCCGCAAGAACTTGCACAAGCAATTCGGTCCTGTGTAATCAAACCTCTGACCAAGCTTTTTCCTGGGTTTCCGTGGGACTTTTCCAAGTCCCGTGTCCGAGAAACAGCAATTTGGCAAGATATTCTGGCAAATAGGGATCTAACTGAGCCTTATTTCCAGGGTCGATTTCTCAAAGCAAAATCGGGAAAATCTGCTGCTGGTACCTACACATTTTCTCCCCCAAACAAACCGGTTTCCTTCATAGTCATTATTGACCGAAATCAATGGATTGAGGCAGAAAGAATGACACAAGATTCTGATGCTGCATATGTCCCT GAACCTAAAAGGCTTATTGAATCCGTTGCTTCTGACTCTTCTGAGAAGCATACACATCAACATGATCATGCGTTTCCACTTACCCGGAAACGTAAAGAACTTGCTAGTCCCTATTCAACTACAGACAATTCTGATATTCGAAAGCGCAGAGAACCTGCTAATTCCCATCAGACTATAGATACCTCTGATGCATTTTCTACTCTATCATATGTTGAAGACGAGTATTCTTTTGATAAAAAG aaTCAGAACAACACAAACAACACCGGAGAATCCGTTCAGTTCAAGTCAttggatgcaaatgaagTTACACGTGGTTTGCTACTTGGTGGCCAACAAAGTGTGTTAGAGTTAAAGCAACGAT TTGATGCGATCCGTATTGAATCCATACTATGCTATCCAATTGTCTTTACACCTTTTCACGATCTTGGAAGCAACAATCAGTCCTCGATTATAAGCAGCAAAGGGTATTTTGCTCAATTATCCTTCAACGACCACAcagactttatttcaaaaggTGGATTCAAAACAGCACATAGTGCCTTGTTGGAATGGACATCTGCAAGTCCTTCTGGCCTCCTTGGATCATGGTTGACGTCTCCAATCTCTATTGCTATGAAGCGGCTATATACCCAGAGAAAGGATCCTAAAACTGGCGCTATGGTTCTCAAACGGTTCGCATATGCCGATGAAAGCATCAAGActttgatggaggccacttCTCTCGCCTATGCAGACTCTATTTTACAATTTGCATACGGTTTTATTAACAACTTTCTCAATAAGCAGGGCAGCAATCTCGATTCGGATGATCTTCCCTTTTCAATTCCAAAGCTTCGATTTGTTAAGGCATGCATTGCTTATTCATTTGGAAAAGGCAAACAGCAAGCAGCCTCAACATCCTACTCCGCAGCCTATCTTCTCGAAGAACTCATCCCAACAGAACTGCCTTTTATCAAGTACATCCATAATGCAGACGCCGTTCCACTTCTTGAAGAAAGCGAGCCAGGATATGACACATCAAAGTTCCTTTGCTTTGTTCAGCATGTGCAGTTTGTCGAGTCTCATGGTCAAGTTTTTCTCTCAGACTTTCAAG GCGCTGGAGACTTGTTGACGGACCCACAGGTTATGACCCATCC CAAACTTAAAGACGGCAATGGCAATCCATTGCAAAATCTCTTTGGTGAAGGCAATGTTGAAGAAGCATTCATGAAATTTCCATCTCAGCACAAATGCAACGAGTACTGCACTTGGTTTGATCTGGAGCCCATCAATACAGAATAG